The proteins below are encoded in one region of Candidatus Methylomirabilota bacterium:
- the rsmA gene encoding 16S rRNA (adenine(1518)-N(6)/adenine(1519)-N(6))-dimethyltransferase RsmA — protein MSPRKNARALAPRPKRHAASSKTRALGQHFLRDDAVAERIIGEVRPTIRDLVIEIGPGLGALTGRLARAAGRLLALEVDPVMAAALVERFADAPHVEVFVADACSFNYTGLSALKPDPAGRVLVVGNLPYSVGKPILQALVEAGPVVDEMALMLQKEVAERVAAGPGGKTYGSLSVLTQLSCEARLAFTVPPGAFRPPPQVDSAVIHLRVRRAPPVPVDDPARLRAVVLAAFGQRRKSLANALASGLGLGAERARAMCDAAGIDARRRAETLSLAEFARLAQAQDQSHPGGGS, from the coding sequence ATGAGCCCGCGGAAGAACGCGCGGGCGCTGGCTCCGAGGCCCAAGCGCCACGCTGCCTCGAGCAAGACGCGAGCGCTCGGCCAGCACTTCCTCCGCGACGACGCGGTGGCCGAGCGGATCATTGGGGAAGTCCGGCCGACGATCCGGGACCTCGTGATCGAGATCGGGCCCGGGCTGGGGGCGCTGACGGGCCGTCTCGCGCGCGCGGCGGGCAGGCTCCTGGCGCTCGAGGTGGACCCGGTGATGGCCGCCGCGCTCGTCGAGCGCTTCGCGGATGCGCCCCACGTCGAGGTCTTCGTGGCCGACGCCTGCTCCTTCAACTACACGGGGCTGTCCGCGCTCAAGCCCGATCCGGCCGGGCGCGTGCTCGTCGTGGGGAATCTCCCGTACAGCGTGGGCAAGCCTATCCTCCAGGCCCTCGTCGAGGCCGGACCGGTCGTGGACGAGATGGCGCTGATGCTCCAGAAGGAAGTCGCCGAGCGCGTGGCGGCCGGGCCCGGCGGCAAAACGTACGGAAGCCTCTCGGTGCTGACGCAGCTGTCCTGCGAGGCGCGGCTCGCCTTCACGGTGCCGCCCGGCGCTTTCCGCCCGCCGCCCCAGGTGGACTCCGCGGTGATACATCTCCGGGTCCGGCGCGCGCCGCCTGTCCCGGTGGACGATCCGGCGCGGTTGCGCGCTGTCGTCCTCGCGGCCTTCGGCCAGCGCAGGAAAAGCCTCGCGAACGCCCTGGCCTCGGGCCTGGGGCTGGGGGCCGAGCGCGCGCGGGCGATGTGTGACGCCGCGGGCATCGATGCGCGCCGCCGGGCCGAGACGCTTTCGCTCGCCGAATTCGCCCGCCTGGCCCAGGCCCAAGACCAGTCCCACCCGGGAGGCGGCTCATGA
- the coaE gene encoding dephospho-CoA kinase (Dephospho-CoA kinase (CoaE) performs the final step in coenzyme A biosynthesis.), giving the protein MRRFLLVGLTGSIATGKSTVSRMFAHLGARVIDADLLAREVVMPGQPAYARIVEEFGPQVVQEDGSLDRKALGAVVFADAASLKRLEEITHPAIGARQLRMLSVLDEEAFEGVVIWDAALLFEGGGVAKMDRVVVVYADPETERRRLMERDGLSDVDARARVASQMPIAEKAKLADHVIDNSGTREDTERQVRTVYGALLAELKARRPA; this is encoded by the coding sequence ATGAGGCGCTTCCTCCTGGTCGGTCTCACCGGCAGCATCGCCACCGGCAAGAGCACGGTCAGCCGGATGTTCGCTCATCTGGGCGCGCGCGTCATCGACGCCGACCTCCTCGCGCGAGAGGTCGTCATGCCGGGCCAGCCCGCCTATGCCAGGATCGTCGAGGAGTTCGGTCCCCAGGTCGTCCAGGAGGACGGCTCGCTCGATCGCAAGGCGCTGGGCGCCGTTGTCTTCGCCGACGCCGCTTCGCTGAAGCGCCTCGAGGAGATCACCCACCCGGCCATCGGCGCGCGCCAGCTGCGCATGCTCTCCGTCCTCGACGAGGAGGCCTTCGAGGGCGTCGTCATCTGGGACGCGGCGCTCCTCTTCGAGGGAGGCGGCGTTGCCAAGATGGACCGCGTGGTCGTGGTCTACGCCGACCCGGAGACCGAGCGCCGGCGTCTCATGGAGCGCGACGGCCTGAGCGACGTCGACGCGCGGGCGCGGGTTGCCAGCCAGATGCCCATCGCCGAGAAGGCGAAGCTCGCGGACCATGTTATCGACAACTCGGGCACGCGCGAGGACACCGAGCGCCAGGTGCGGACTGTATACGGCGCGCTCCTGGCCGAGCTCAAGGCCCGGCGGCCTGCATGA